In Oryza sativa Japonica Group chromosome 1, ASM3414082v1, the genomic stretch AGGGAAACAATTTGGCAAAAAGATCTATGAGCACTCatctgtaaaaataaataattcatTAGGGTGTAATTTGTAAATTGTCTTGAGTCTTTACGAACAAATCCCTATCCTGCATACCGCCATCGTCTCtttctcgtcgtcgccggcgacgcctcccgccgccgccgaggatgcCAGTGAGGGTGGTCGACACCGCAACCCCATCCTCCCAGCCCACCTCAGGTTCGTCCACCTCCTTCCCCACTACCTTCTCTATGCTATGCACCCACCCCTAATTTTGCTGTGTAATCCAAGCTTTAGATCTGATCATCTGATAGAGTCTAATCAGGTATCAGGTAGCTTGTGGGGTTTGATATAGTGCGATTTTAAGGTTTAATCTAGATTGGTCTGAGTTGTACTGAGGGTATCTGTGTTGATCCTTTTGGAATATActcaattttttataattttggcCACTCACGCTATGCGTTATTTGGGGAGAGCTCGGATGGTTTTGTAGCTAAGCTGACAACTAATTGTAATGTATTGTATATTTTTGAGGCGTTGCTATGCTTGTGGCTTTGTGTCAAGTGTTCTTCTGTTTCAGGAGGCCTTCTATATAAACCAATTGTTGATTTTGTTCACCTGCAATTGAAATTTCATTAGTTATTTTGTATGTATTTCTGGAAATAGATAGCCCGCCGTGCCAATGTGCCATACTGATTAAAATGCTGCAGGTCAAGATGCAAATGCTGGGCATCCGTCTCCTCCTAGCTGTTCCCTCTTAAGTGCTGGAAGAGTAAGTCTTTTTGTGCTGTTATTTGGAACTTGACCAAGGATCGAATCTTCTTATCGGTGTTGTTTATGGAACTGACCAGACCATATGCTTGTACCATTCTTTCAGTGTTATGCTGGAACCCAGAATGTCTCTACTATACAAAAAGAAGAAGCTTGGAAAGTTAATGTGCGGATCAATGACTGTGATCTTGAACAGGGTTATTTATGTGGAACAATGGAAGCAGTTAATGTTCCCTTAGCTGATACCCCTGTGAGCTACTACTTCCTTTTCCACTTTGACTCTGATCTTTATGTTCCAAATTGTTCATTCGTATACTAATTTAGTAGGCAAACAGTTTGTTCCGATAAAATGTAAAATAATGCTATGTTTTACTTCTTGTTACCATTATCTGATTTGCGTAGCAATTTGTAAATAATTTCCATAGGTGGTAACATTCTGGGAGGGGGAGATAGTGGATGCTAAAAATTATACATTTTTCACTGGCAAGTGGGAGGCATCGTGAGTAGTtaactatttatgttttatcctTGATACTATCATCTACTTGTTTTATTAATTGATGCCCTAGTTTAGGGTAACAGTCCAAACTTACTCATCAAACATTATTCCTGCTTATGCTTTTGCAGCCCAGAGGATGATATTAGACACTGGTCCAAGTTCCCATCATTTACACCTCTTCTGGTATTCTGTTGCCTATCTTCGTGTTGTTAGTTGCCACGATTTGTTAGGATACATTTCTCACTTATGTTTCTCCACAGAGTCAGATAGAGACAGATGGTGGCAAGTCTGTGGACTTCAGCAACTATGCTTACATATTCATGGTACTGCACCATCTGACCTTTCATGTATGTGCCCCATTTATTGAAATACAAAGTCATAACAACTTAGCATTATTCTGATGCTACATGTAGAGATGGAAAGAGCAGTACTTTGTCAATGTTGGAGTGGACTGTGGGTTGACCATAGCTGGTTTCTACTATGTCTGCTTTTCATGTAGCGATGGTTCCATTAGCGGGTATTATTATGATCCAAACAGCAGGTAATGTATATTTCGCTGGCACTTTTTATTGCGATGTAACAACTAAATTCTATTGAGGAATTGAAGTGATATAAATATTTCCTGCTCTCTCAATTTACAGTCCGTTTCAGAAGCTTGAACTGAAGTGTACCAATGAGAAAGATTCTGGATTTACCTTTTCATCCTACGAGCTGCAGTGAGAGACTGACAGGCCTGTTGTCATTATAGTATTTGCGGATGTTAATATACACAATGTGTGTACTGAACTCATAATTTTGAATGGCGTCCCATTAAAAGAGCTGAGATGGCATGTTTGTAACAGTGATTTTGAGCAAGATGTATTTTATTCTCTTTGTAATATGATTATAAGCTGGTAAAATTTCTAATTTGAACCTACCTGTGTGTTCTTTTTGTGCTAATCACGGCATGGTTATGTCCAGAATAAATAAGACAAGAATGTGAGGGCTAGTTGCTCGttcaaagaaatatatatacttctttCCAGAGTAATTGTAGTTCTGCAGTTGGaggatttttgttttctttcaatatttctgtACTGCCTACATTGTGGAATTTGTGGTCACTGATTGTGAATCTAATATCTGATACTGAGCTTTATCTGAAGAGACACTTAAGATTGAAATCTTGTACATTAGTTTCTGGTACACAGCCACAGAAACCTCCTTTTGGTTTCACATGCAGCCATTGTAAGGTATGATGTAATTCTATGAACAAAGTATACTTGGGCCGAACACTCTGTCTTCGCCTCCGGTCTTCGGACATTGTAAGGTAAACATCTCTCTACTTATCTTGTTTCATAGAGTCTTGATCTCATGCTTCAAGCCGTAGTCAATTCTCTAATGAGTAAAATTCTTCTGCATCTGCATTGCACAGGCTTCAAGTTATTGCTAAACCCTATAATAATATTCTGCAGATAGGACTACCCTTGCACACCTGGTGAAGCTTACCTTCATACACACAAGGATGGGTGGACAGTGGAACAGGAGGTAACTCTTCTCTCCTTTCTGGCAGAAACCAAGAATACACTTCCTTTGCCCTCTGTACCAAAGGCCTCTCAACATTCTCACACCAGGCGTCAAACATATCGAGGACAGCCTCAGTAATGACTTCTGAGAGTACTTTATCACCTTCTCCAGGTGCCAGCTTCAGCATCATGTATCTCTTGAACGATACGATCTTCTCTAACATTTGCCTTCTGTCAATATTATATGATGACATCGCGCCTTGGATTATAGAGACCATCCTGAGGACTGCCTCACAGACTATAGCATATGCATGACTGAATATCTCGGTTGCTGTTTCTGACAGTTCTTTGCTGTGCCAATCATTTTTTACAGGTTCTGGCCCCTGTTCTAAGATTGGCGCAAATGTTACAGTCTTCGGTTTGGTTGTGTTGACACGGAGCTGCTTTGATTCCCTCAGCATTTCATTGGCTTCCTTCATTTCTGACTCAAACCTGCTGCTGACCTTGAAGTATGGTTGCTCCTTGTGTGCAGTTGGGCTCGGGAGTGGGGAATTCTGCCTTGATGATGCTTCCAAGAAAACCTCAGGTGCACATGCTGATTCACACGCTACGATTTACATGGAAAACACAAGTATTACTCTTCATCATAACAAAATTATACTATAATTGATATCTTGACTGAATTTAACTGGAGATTGTCCAATGCATGCAATATTCTGAAGTCTGGCAGACATACAGGAATGGGGATGTCGAGCTGTGCTTGGGGATCCGTAGTCTGCATCGTTGTGCTCCTTGCTGTCGTCTGCACTGGGTCCTGCTCGGGGGGTCCACATCATGTCTTCTTGCGGCTTCTTCTTGTGATGCAGCAGGTGCATCCATTTCTTAGCCTTGCTCTTCACCTTGCCGAGAACTGGCTTCTTCTGGCTCCCATTTGGGGTCCGCGGCGATCCCATCGGACTCACCGGCGGTGCCCGTGGCGAAGGCCAGTATCGTTGTTGCTCCTCCCATTCATCGACTGGATTTTGGCCTGCAATATTCAGAGACGCTGAGGGAAATGTCAATCAGGCATGATCATTTCTTTATTTCTAGGCAGGTGAGGCACTAACATCCCTGTATCATTACTTCCAGAAGAATAATTTGGAACACATTGATCAAGCTATACATTTTCCAAGATCGAAATGTCATGAGAAATTATGAAACATGCAGGAATGGTGAAATTTGAGATGAGAAGAAAAGAACCAAGACCGACAAATCTATTACCATTTTGGACGGGGTGATCACCTCGTTTGGTGCTGATCCCGCGCTTCAATTTTCTGATTTCATTCATGATTTGTGCAAGAATGGAACCAAATCCTAGAGCTTTGGGAGGAGCTGATCAGGCAAGAAATGGACTCTATCCTAAAGTTGGCAACCCTGAGGGAACCAATTTCTGAGTTATAGTGGTGACAAGGGCTAAATTCTGGTGGAGCGGTTAAGTTGCCAACCTATTCTAGGGGGTGTTTGGTGGTTGGAGGGTGGCCATGCTTTTCTTGGAGCCATCCCAGATCATAAACGAGGTTcatatgtttttgccacgagcaGCTGAAAAATGTAAGGACATACATCATGCATGTGCGGGATGTTTTGAACTGAGCAGGTTTAGGGATATTTTGATCAAATGTAATGTTATTTTTGTagaccgaaaaaaaaaaaagcgatcCTAGGCTTCCTAGCGCTAGATAAAGATACAGAAGGTTCGAGTTTCATGAGGCTGAAGACCCAGATTATGGAAAATTcgagtaaaaaaaaacagaaggttCGAGTTTCATGAAATTTGAGTTGCAGAGAGAAGGATGAAGACCGAAAATTCGAGTTTTTAGGGAAGTTTCATGAAATTTGAGTTGCAGAGAGAGGGATGAAGACcgaaaattcaatttttttacccaaaaaacaaaaaaaaatttcttgtCAAGAATGGGATTCGAACCCATGCCCTTTCGGACCAGTACCTGAAACTGGCGCCTTAGACCAACTCGGCCATCTTGACAGTTTCGATATGGTTTTATTGACAATTTATAATAATGTGTGTAGAATTCTTCGCGACGGTAAATTATACAGGACAATAAAACGCTGACTATATAACGTAACCGAAACCAAAATTCTTGACGAAACTCAAGACCCTCTCTGTATAATATGCAAGCTACCATTGTCTTACATTAAAAGGTTCTAAAGCTAACAGGCCAATATACATAATAAAACCATAAATGCCACAGTAAAATTACGCCGAACACCGAGTTGCTTCAAAAATGGTTACTGCTATTGCCTGTCAATAAATTGACTTGTGTTCTTTGTTCATAAATATGTAACAACATTGGGTGTCAGCATATCCATGTTAGCCCATGCTGCCAAAGATACTACAAGGAGTAAACAATGTTGTACCGATGAAACAAGTTTTCTCCATGCTCTCTGTAATCTGCTAAGCTGAAGGTGTGCCTCCCAAACTTGCTGGAAGCTGCAAAGGCAGCAGCGCCCCTCCATGCATCTATAAGGGGGTCGGCTGCTCTAACAAGCTTCAGGGGTGAGAGGTAGGGCCGAAACTGCCGGATTCCGGATTCCAGCCGAGGGATCATGCCTGGGATCAAAGAACAGCCTCCAGTGACAAGGATGGACTGGCAAAGGCGCTCCTTGACAGCCTCGTCTTCCATTAGTCGCCTAAGTGAGATGCTGACCATCTCATCGATACCAGCCTGGTCAATTCCTATCATACCAGGCTGGAACAATATTTCAGGGCACCGGAACCGCTCGATCCCTATGGAAATCCTGTAATCTTCTGCTGTAAGAGTCCGGACCTTAGGAGGCTCAGGAGTCTGTTGGACAGCTTCAGCTTTGTTCACAAATGTAGGGTCCATATCCTGCACATGGAAGCATCAAATAGTTTATGATTGTAAAAGAAACTATTGAGGTGTGAGATCTAAGTAAGACAAAATGGCCATCACGGCTCACAAGCAAGATTGCTTGAACGTGAGATCTTACCTGGATCTTAGAAGCAATTCGAGCAAGTTCTGATTCATCATCATCGttcccatcgtcgtcgtcgtcattatCTTTGCTCATCTTTTTGTAGACTAACCAATCTTCATCTCTCGTACCAAAAGTGTCCTCGCCCTTCCCCCGATCAAATGCAGCAGATGTGAGCAACCGCATCCTTTCTTTCTGGGCGGCATTAAGACGTTCCCCACGGCCTACTCCACCAGATGAATTATGATTACCATTGGTCTTACCACCATTGAGTTTCTGTCGCTTCCTCTGATCAACCCTATCAGAAAGTTCCGAGTATCGAGCACGGAGCTCTTCAAGGTATAACTCTGGGTTCTCCCTGGATATTAAAGTAAAACATATCATAAAAGCAGCGTATAGAGCGCATGGCAAATATTTATGACAGATTCGAGAAAAATTTATCCCTTTTCATAGAGTGTATATTTCATTGATATGAGGATAATAGAATAGTAAATTGAACATTGTTTGGAATTGCAGAATGCATGCTTGATTTCCAGGGCTTATATCAGCACGAAGCGTATCACAAGAACAAAAACTAAAAAGATGGCTCTGAAATAACTGGTTAACTAACCCAGTGTacttaaaatttcaaaaaagagGATCTTAAGCTGAATGCAGATAAACTAATTATGACGGCCGTATGAATGATAAATTTCAGACTGGGGACATCGCAACTTACAAACGCCTCTCTTCTTCTTGCTTCTCCCTCAATGCTTCCTCCTCAGCACGTCTCTGCTTGGCACGCATTCGACCTTCTGTTGTGGTTTTAAGTAGTATctgtttcttcttctcttttaaCTGAAAGTATACGAAAGTGAAATAAGAATAGTAAATATTTGAAACATGGAAAATATCTAAACTTGGTATAATAGATATGTGCTCATGTCACACAGTCGCAAAAGGTCTCCCCAAAACACAAGCAAAAACAAACCCCTTTGCTACAGATGATAAATGGACAGACACACACCTGTTCTGGTGTCAATGTTTCATCAGGGACAGACACAAGTGGATACTTATCAACCCCAGAAGCATCTGCTTTCTCTTCGTTACCATTGGACTCCCCCTTTGCCTTCCTTAAGGATTGTGTTGCTTTCAAAATAGCAGATTTGATTTCCTGCTGGGAAAGATACCCAGATCTACCTAAAATGGCTgttgcttcttcttcctcagcTCCATCAAGTTGCTCCATTAGTTCCTCCAAATAAGAAAGCTGTTTTTCAAGTTCTGCTATCTTCTGCGACCTTTTTGCAGCAGCCATATCTCGCAAACGTTGACCAGCCTTTTCCTTCAAAGCTGCTTTTCTTGCAAGTTCTTCCTCAGATGGTGGTTCTTCTACAGGAGGCGGGACCCATGGTAGCTGCCAATACCTAGTTTTTTCTTCAGCTTCTTCCTTATTGTTCTGCCAAGTGGATCAATAAATTCATAGTGTTGAAAGAAAGAGCTAGAAATGTAACACGGTAGAAAAGCCCTGTGCATTCTATAGATGAACTGGATTTGGAATTTACATTGGTAAGAAAACAAACGGTAAATAAAAGTTTCTCACCTTAAATATCTGCAACTCTGACATATAATCAAGAGCTACGTAACAATGTTCCTTCTTCAGCTCTTCAGCCTTTTCCCATGTAATGCTTGCACTACTCAATGTAAAGTGGCAACGATTAGACatggtaggaaaaaaaaatgcatggagCACTTCAGAAATATGCTGCGGGCACCTACCTGTGATAGGGATACTTTAGAGAGAGGAGCTGCCTCAGAAAATCTGTGATGTGAAAGCCACCAACGTTGGTTCTGCAGCATGCCCCCAACACAGGTTCTCCCTTTAAAAACTGAATGCATATACACAGCAAAGCATTAATCAGAATGCATATGTGGACAAAGAAAGAAGATTTTATTTCACAGAACCACTTTGATGAGTACAACATAATATTTTTGTTTATTGATTGTTTCAGGATCATGACAACAATAAACAAATTGTGAAAAATACACTACAGAGAAGAATAGTCTAACTTGGATTGGATGAGTTAGTATGCAGCCTACCATGGAAAAGTAAGCAGAAATTCAAACACACAGGGCTCAAAATACAAAGCAACTTTTACCAATGTAGTTGTCCGGAAGCATCATAGATTAGATGGAAAGAAAACAACATGCTGTGTCTGGAGATCAAGAAAATACATCCCGACTTCCATGAGCAAAATGATTTAGCTAAGAATAGGGgcactctttctctctctctctctttccatgAGCATGTTATATAGCATTACCCACTACAGATTATCCAATCAGAGTTTTAGAATCTACAATGCATTCAACAATACTGTGTTCTTCAAGCATGCAATGCATTAATTTTCCGAACATCTGACAAGGTAATGGAAATGCAATGGCAAAGGATTTGTATGTTGCACAAAGTTAAGAGGAAGGCATGTGGAAGGACCAAACTTACTGGAACAACATGGCATGTTCCATGTTCACACGAAATGGCCAGTCCATCTTCTCCACAATTCCCAAGTTTCTGATTGTACTTGTAACTAAACACATCGTCAATGCCAAAAGCTGAAACTCACATAGGAAGAAACATCTTTAGCATCGACAATTCTTACTTCAAAACTACCATGCACAATTGATAACAATGGCACAAAAAGATAAGTATCATTACCAATGGATGGCACGCCATATGTCTCAAAAAGTAGTTCTGACATTCTGGCTCGAGAAAAGGATGGATTGCATTCACACTCTGTCATAAGAATGGGATGGCCCACCTGCCCAGCATTACTGTTACTTCCAGCAGCATGAAACCAAACAAATAGCTCATGTGGGAACCAGAAAATTCTAAGGTAAAAGGATGCATACAAATATATTACTATATAACCAAAGGCACATAACACTTTCTATTAGAACTATATGATACTAATGAGAAAAATCTGTTCAGAAATGCCTGCTATGCCTGGGTTATTTTTTCACTGTCACCCACCATACACTTGAGAGGAGAAAGCTCACTGATGAAGATAATTGTCCATGTCTGTCATATGTCTAGGATGGATATGCTGAATATGACATTCACTTGTCATTTAACTTGCCTGTTTTAGAGGCTGAGAGCCTGATACTAAAGTTTCCCAAAGACTTTGAAGCATTACGTTCAACTTGTGAACGTCAACTGTGTCACTATGCAATATATTCATAAGAAACTTAATTCTGAACCCGAAACCAACTGACCATTTTAGAACTCACATGCTAAATTCAAGTTTTAATAAACACTACATAGTCCCAATCATTGCACACACTTCACTTATACATAGAACTGGCATACAAAAGAACCCCCAAATTTCATCATTTTTATTTGAGAGGGACTACCCCACATTTACTAGTGCAAGGTAAAGCAAAGCTGtcaaaccaaggaaacagtacataagtCAACTACATTCAGAATATATTCATAGTACAGATGATGGCAGAGTGCAATTTACCTCTGAAGTGGCACCTAGTCGATCAAAACCAAAGTCAAGAATCTGCAACCCAGACAGTAATAATACCAGATCAAAGAAATACTTAAAAAATGTTTGTTACACAAGCAATAAAGGTTGGAGTGCAAATATCAACACTCTGAAGTAAGCAATCATGTGCTGCACTCTAAATTTGTGAAACATAACAATATGTATTGGTATCTAATGTCATAAAGGATATGTGAACTATGAAAGATATTATCATTAATAGCTATAGAATAGAGCATACTCATAGAAGCAAGTTAGAATATGAATTTCTAACTTCAGATAAAGCTTTTCTTAATATCAGTTAATATACATCTCAACCACAGTTAAGACACGTATCTTATTCTTAAAATGTTTCATATGCATTATTCTGGTGAGCCTAAAAATTAACACACACATTAAGATTGCATTCAGAATCAAAGATGACAGACCAGACTGATCAGTTCAAGCTAAACATATAGCAAACCATCTATAGATCTTGCTACCaactcaaacaaaaaaaaagttaagatgGTTTCATAGGAATAACTAAGCAAACTAACATATTCCATGTACTCGAACTGGTAGACAACATCATCATCAAATGGTGAGCGAATTGCTGATCGTGTGCAATCGAAATACTTCATCAAAGCTGGATCAGTGTCCCCAACAACTGTGACAGTTTCACCTGCATCACAGAAAACGAATTCCAATCAGTTGAATTATCATATTTTGTCAAACTCTGTTATTATTAGCCTGACTCAAGCCATACCCATAAGAGGTTCAGTTCAGTAATGGTATATTCAGACAAGCATGAACCATACAGTGTAATTGAACAAACACAAAGAGAGCACTAAAACATCTGAACTTGATCTGTTTTCAGAATTACTAGTATCACTTACGAAGAAAATGAATCAAGTTGTATCAAAACATCGCAAacgataaaaataaataaagccCATTGGAATCTGACAAGTAACAGTTCAACTCCCACTTGAATTGAGTAGAGTTTCAAAATGGGCCTAATAAGTGGCTGCTGATAGACATAATTAAAATGCAGCACCCAATTTCTGTgcatcaaaacaaaacaaattacacaaACAGCACCCAATTACCAACGAAACGCCATACCTATTCACTGAACATTCTGAAAACGCACGCTAAGGATTAACGGAAGAAGCAGAAATCAAACTTCTCGCAGTATATCCAAAGAAAAACCCCAATCACCAAACAGATATCACAGCCAAGCTTTCCAAAGCGCGCAATGCGGCGTACCAGAGCTGCGGTGGCGCGGCCGCTGCACGATGTTGCGGAAGGCGACGCGGggctccgcctcgccggcccACCTGCACGGCACCAAACCACCACGTCACTTCACAGAATCCACGTACGGAACGGAAGCCctgctagggttagggtttggggggggggggagtttccgggcggcggcgggtgggaggTCGTACCCGATGCGGAAGGTGGAGGCGCCGTTGTCGATGACGATGGGGGTGGTGCTCGGGAAGCCGGCGAAGTCGGTCTCCCGGTCCGGGCGGTACCCCGACGGCatgccggccggcggcgacgggctcgccggaggcggaggcggagggggtgAGGGGTTTGAGGGGCACTTTGGTAAATTTTGTCGTCTCGTCTCGctgcgtcgtcctcgtcgcgaGCTCGCGGTGCTttgagagggggaggggagaagaggagagggatATTAACGCAAAACCCCCTGCATTCTACTCGTAATTCAACATGAGGCACATACTCTCTCTATCCAGAATAAATGTTTATTTTTGGTTCTTCTTgtttatcaaaaataaatttatttttaaagtgATCGTTGCATCGaaatttgtaaaattataaaataaatgtattgagaataaataaataaagagaaaaataaTTGCTTTGGGATTTGAGAAAGTCTTTTCTAATTAGTATGGGTGGATGAataaaaaatgaacttattttgataTTAAGAGCCCCTTTGATTTAGagggaaaacataggaattttggaggatttaaatcctatgaaaaaattttctatgaagccctttgaaacaaatgattgaatcctatctaatcctttgaaattcctatgaaatggacaatcctatagagaatttggaggaaatttagaaaGAGCTTCAACATCTTGGTAACTTTTCTTTGGGTCTATCTCTCTTATTCAATTcctgcgttttttttttcagttcaaTCAAACTACCCTTCTTATGTTTTCCCTGCGTTTTTGCAATATCTGTTTTATAtatacattcctatcaaaattctatgttttttctattattaTGTTTTTTCAATCATGCGATTTAAAGGGACCCTAAGGGTGCTATCATATCATTTCATTCAAGATTTCAATGGCATGAAATTGCACGGATTTCAAATTTTTGCTATTTGCATTgtggatggttttttttttactatgcaGAGTAGTAAGGTGTCACTCTGTCTCGTCATTAATATATGAGATTTTTAATACTAATTTTAGTGTAAAAACATTGTGCGTCAATgatcggagggagtactacatatGCTAAGCAAATTTTGACAACAGAGTTCTTCCTAGCTGTTCTTTTTataatctactactacttaaaaaaaagaaacgttTCCTTCGTCcgtttaataaataaaaaaagcgaaaaaaaaacaaaacaaaaagagTCCGATtcccctgaaaaaaaaagatcggatccgttaaaaggaaaaaaaaaagtccgagaaaaaacaccgtttaaataaaaaaacgaaaaaaaaagaagtccgaCTCCTAAAAGTCTGACTCCCCCGGTggaaaataaaaaggagagaaaaaaacaaaaaaagaagagaaaaaaaatctgtcgCAAAAAAAAAGGCGTTCGACTCTTAAAAATCCGACTCCCTGTGGAGAAAATAAAGGcgacaaaaaaaggaaaaaaacttctacctaaaaaagaaaaaaaacgtcCGACTCCttaaaaaaagtccgactccctcGAAAAAGACTTCTCGAAAAATTGAGGATATTTTTgtcggtactttggtacgtcatccgtgtatggatcggtttttaaattcgttcgttTTTGACcggtatctatctatctacctctacttcttctactactacttaaaaaataagagacgtttccttcgtccgtcacaaataaaaaatagcgaaaaaaaacaaaaaaaagaagtctgattcccttaaaaaagaaaaacaaaaaaaatcggaGGAAAAAATAGGGAAAAAAACTGTAATCCGATTCCCCTAGaaacgggaaaaaaaaagtcaaattcgAAAAACACAAAAAGTGGCGAAAAAAATAGATCCGATCCcttaaaaaggggaaaaaaatcctaTTCCGGCCCACGCACGGTTgttctgtttttcttccttttttcgtttcttttcagtttttttctttcctttttttgtttttttggtttttttatttcttaatactatgtatatatacaaattttatatacacgtatacaaactttgtatacgtttatatttttatacgttttgtatataaactttgtatacatatgtATCTCTACTCCTGtccctacttaaaaaattcacATCTACAGAGGTCTGTTCGATtccgtggcaaaaaaaaaaggttagtaaaaagtaaaaaacgaacaaaaaaaaaataaaaagggcgGAAAAAAGCGCGGCAAAAAATTCGATTTCTATTCGTTTTAATAGTCCGTaaatatctcttctctatcttaactaattaaaagattcgtaTTTTTCGTCCCTCCATCAAATCCTAATCTGATTTCGATTTTGTGAATGAtcgaaaaaattgaaaaaaaaaatagaaacccAAACTTCAACACCCAAAAACACCAAATATATCGACCAAAAACTCCAAATACATCGAGTCCGTCGCCGTTGCTTGGGATTGGGTTGGGCGCCGCCACCGTTGCCGCCTGCTGGTGATGGGGAAGggcgccgccactgccaccggTGGTaggggaggacgccgccgcgctgccggtGGTGGGGAAGGACGCAGCCGCGCTGCCGGTGGTGAGGGAGGACGCAGCCGCGCTGCCAGTGGTGGGagagccaccgtcgccgctcgcgGGGGAGGACGCTGACACCGCCACCACTCGGGGGGAGaggcaccgccaccgccgccactgctCGGGCAGCGGCGCTGTCGCTAGGGggagggcaccgccgccgccgtcgctcggggggagaggcgccgccactgc encodes the following:
- the LOC107275681 gene encoding actin-related protein 5 — protein: MPSGYRPDRETDFAGFPSTTPIVIDNGASTFRIGWAGEAEPRVAFRNIVQRPRHRSSGETVTVVGDTDPALMKYFDCTRSAIRSPFDDDVVYQFEYMEYILDFGFDRLGATSEVGHPILMTECECNPSFSRARMSELLFETYGVPSIAFGIDDVFSYKYNQKLGNCGEDGLAISCEHGTCHVVPFLKGEPVLGACCRTNVGGFHITDFLRQLLSLKYPYHSASITWEKAEELKKEHCYVALDYMSELQIFKNNKEEAEEKTRYWQLPWVPPPVEEPPSEEELARKAALKEKAGQRLRDMAAAKRSQKIAELEKQLSYLEELMEQLDGAEEEEATAILGRSGYLSQQEIKSAILKATQSLRKAKGESNGNEEKADASGVDKYPLVSVPDETLTPEQLKEKKKQILLKTTTEGRMRAKQRRAEEEALREKQEEERRLENPELYLEELRARYSELSDRVDQRKRQKLNGGKTNGNHNSSGGVGRGERLNAAQKERMRLLTSAAFDRGKGEDTFGTRDEDWLVYKKMSKDNDDDDDGNDDDESELARIASKIQDMDPTFVNKAEAVQQTPEPPKVRTLTAEDYRISIGIERFRCPEILFQPGMIGIDQAGIDEMVSISLRRLMEDEAVKERLCQSILVTGGCSLIPGMIPRLESGIRQFRPYLSPLKLVRAADPLIDAWRGAAAFAASSKFGRHTFSLADYREHGENLFHRYNIVYSL
- the LOC4325466 gene encoding uncharacterized protein yields the protein MPVRVVDTATPSSQPTSGQDANAGHPSPPSCSLLSAGRCYAGTQNVSTIQKEEAWKVNVRINDCDLEQGYLCGTMEAVNVPLADTPVVTFWEGEIVDAKNYTFFTGKWEASPEDDIRHWSKFPSFTPLLSQIETDGGKSVDFSNYAYIFMRWKEQYFVNVGVDCGLTIAGFYYVCFSCSDGSISGYYYDPNSSPFQKLELKCTNEKDSGFTFSSYELQ
- the LOC4325467 gene encoding uncharacterized protein isoform X1 produces the protein MNEIRKLKRGISTKRGDHPVQNASLNIAGQNPVDEWEEQQRYWPSPRAPPVSPMGSPRTPNGSQKKPVLGKVKSKAKKWMHLLHHKKKPQEDMMWTPRAGPSADDSKEHNDADYGSPSTARHPHSSCESACAPEVFLEASSRQNSPLPSPTAHKEQPYFKVSSRFESEMKEANEMLRESKQLRVNTTKPKTVTFAPILEQGPEPVKNDWHSKELSETATEIFSHAYAIVCEAVLRMVSIIQGAMSSYNIDRRQMLEKIVSFKRYMMLKLAPGEGDKVLSEVITEAVLDMFDAWCENVERPLVQRAKEVYSWFLPERREELPPVPLSTHPCVYEDAEEFYSLEN
- the LOC4325467 gene encoding uncharacterized protein isoform X2, yielding MNEIRKLKRGISTKRGDHPVQNGQNPVDEWEEQQRYWPSPRAPPVSPMGSPRTPNGSQKKPVLGKVKSKAKKWMHLLHHKKKPQEDMMWTPRAGPSADDSKEHNDADYGSPSTARHPHSSCESACAPEVFLEASSRQNSPLPSPTAHKEQPYFKVSSRFESEMKEANEMLRESKQLRVNTTKPKTVTFAPILEQGPEPVKNDWHSKELSETATEIFSHAYAIVCEAVLRMVSIIQGAMSSYNIDRRQMLEKIVSFKRYMMLKLAPGEGDKVLSEVITEAVLDMFDAWCENVERPLVQRAKEVYSWFLPERREELPPVPLSTHPCVYEDAEEFYSLEN